Genomic DNA from Panthera uncia isolate 11264 chromosome E3, Puncia_PCG_1.0, whole genome shotgun sequence:
CCGGCTAGTCCCTAGCATGTCATGTGTCCCTCACCACTTTCTCCAGGTCGCCTGTCAaaagtcacctcctcagggagCCTTCCCAGACTGCTCTGCTTACATCGCAAGCTCCCATCCCAACTCCCACATCCCACTTCTCTGCTTTACTTTTCTCTGTCGTACTTACCACTCAACGTATTACATGCCCTGTCACCCGTcacctctgcactgtcagccccaCGAGCGCAAGAAGCGCTGTTTCGTGGCCGCCgagtccccagcacctagaatggCGCCTGGCCCACGGTAGGGGCTCACCGCGTAGTTGTGGAACGAAGGAACGAACGACCGACAAGCACGCTCGCACTACAAACTCCCTGAGATCGATCTGATCCCGGAGCCCAAATGCACCTTCTTGCCGCGTGGCAGGGATTTCCGCGGGCCTCGATTTCCCTGCCGGGCAGAGGGGTGCCGGGCCTTACCCGCCAGCTCCCGCTGCTTGGGGCTCACTTTGCCCGCCGCCAGGATCATGGGCACGCTGCCAAAGTAGCCGTTGCTGATGCCCATGAGCAGAGAGAAGACGCAGGGCCAGGCTGGGTGGCGCAGGGCGGGCGTGCCGCTGGGGTAGACGCACAGGATGAAGAGGGGGATGAAGACCACACGCAGGCAGGAGCAGGCCAGCAGGTGGGTGCCCCTCCAGTCCACGGGCAGAGCTGCCAGGATCTGCGGGGAGCGAAGCGCGTCGGCCCCCTCCCTCCACTGACGCCACGGCCCCCACACGCGGCCCCTGTCTCCACACGCTCCGGCTCAGGCTGCGTCCCTGTCCTCACCCAGCCGGGACCACCAAATCCACCAAATCCCGCGTCACAGCGACACGCGGTCCTCGCCGTGTGTCCAGAATCCGTCCCAACACCGCAAAGATCCCTCCTGTTCAATCCTCAGCGTACCCTCGCGGGACGGGCTCTTGACCCCGCTTGAAAAATGACACCCGAGGCGCCCAGGGTCACCTGCCACCACTCCCACAGCAGGCAGCCGCAAGATCTGGAGCTGAGCGCGCAAACTAAGCCTCGTTCCCTCAAGAACCAGActccctgctgtgtgacctccaGCAAACggctttccctctctgagcctcaagtcCCCCATGTCAGGCCTGTCCCAGAAACGGGAGCCTTGATCTTACTCCAGCCCTGACCCCCCCAACCCTGTCCTGCGCCCGCAGCACAGAGCACTCTGCCCAGATACTCCTGGCCCCTTCGGGGCGCTCCTGCCCCCGGAAGTACTTTCTGTGCCGTCTTTGGAGGCCTGCCCCGGGGCCCTGCGGGCCGAGCACAGACACAGAACGACGGCGCCGGACTTTGTGCGCACGGCCGACAGGCAGTTCGGAGCCGCCCTGCACGGTAGTGGGGCCGCGTCATTGCTTGGCCACCGCCCTCCCCACTCGGGAGACACGGGCGCGCTCGGCTCggggcctgcccctcccccgggccTCCCGGCTCTCGCGCCCCCACCGCCTCTCCCCCAGACGCAGGGAAGGGGCTGCGGGCCTACCTTGCCCACGAAGTCGGAGAGGTTGAACACGGCCATGATGAGGATGGGCAGCCACTCGCCCAAGACGCAGTGGCGGACCTCGGACTCGAGACCCGGGAACAGGCACAGCGTGATGAAGTAGGTGACGGCGATGGACAGCATGTCGGCCCAGATGGCGCGGGCCACGGCGTAGCGGTGCAGCAGCAGGGCTGCGGGGGACGGGCCAGGGGTCAAGGCGCAGCGTCCGCGCCGCCACCGCACGTGCGCGCAATGAGGCCCACGGGGCCGGGGCGTCACCGGACATGCGCAGAGCACGGCCCgaccgcccccgccccgccccacggCGCCGCGCGCCAGGCCCACGGGGCGGGACACGCGCGGAGCACCGccctgcccgcccccgcccccgcccccacccccacctctgaaGGAGGGCCAGCTGCGCGCGACTCCCTGCTGAGGCACATCGAAGCGCGTGTAGGCCCCCCCGCCGTGGCTGGTCACCTCGTGGGCCGGGCTGTCCTTCGGGGACCCGCTGTTGGCCAGGCCTGGGCCTTGGTGCTCCTGGAGGGAGGACGAAGCAGCGGCCGGTGGGGTTTGGGTGGGGGCCCCTCAAACACACCGAGCCCCATCCGCCTCTGAGCCCCTGCAGATGCATGTCCCTCTGTCCCCAATGCCCTTCCTGTGGGTCTTcccgtctcccctcccccacgggccAGGTTTCAGCCCAGAAGCCACTTCTTGGGGAACCTCCTTGGCCACCGGGGGGCCTCGTTCCCACTGTGGGCCTTATCCCAGCACCGTGACACGGCATGTGGCCTGGTGGTCCCCATCCTGAGCTCACGGCAGCGTTTCCCATGCAGAGCCGGGGTGACCCTCTGGACCCCGTCTGGGGGGGCTCCGCGCCTCCGCCCCACCGGCCCCGCTGCCGCCACCAGAgggcgccccgccccccagcatgGCTCCGGGCGGCCTCCCCGCGGGGACTCAGGCCACAGACACGCGGTGCCACGGAGGGACGCAACCTGGGTCCGCAGAACGAAGGAGGCCCCGCGGGACGCAGCCCGAGGCCACGGCGTGGCGGAGACCACAAGCGGGACTGGGCGGGGGCGGCGCCCGGCAGACTCACGAAGTGGACGTCCCCCGCCGCGACGTCGTGGTGCACCCGGTAGCCGGCCCTGCAGCCGGGGCGGCTGTCGCGGGGCCGCGCCGTGTGGTAGAGCACGAAGCGGCTACGCCGCACCAGCAGGTGCAGCAGGAAGCAGAGCAGCTCCAGGCCCGCGGACACCAGGAAGAAGATGAGCGTGCTGGCCCGCTCGTCCGGCAGCAGCAGCTTGGTGAGGATGCGGCTCAGGGACACCATGACGCCCGCCGTGCCTGGAGCCGAGAGGGCGCCGTGCTGGGCCCAGGCCTCGGCCCCCGCTCAGCGCCCCCGGctctgccctggccctgcccGGCCCGGCCCTGGCCCGCTCTGCCCCTGGCCACGCACctgcccccactctgcccctggcCCTGCACCCgcgcccgcccccggccccgggccTGGCCCGGCCCGGTCTTCAGACATGCAGGTGTCACAAAATGCGACCACTCAGGACGTCCCTCCCTGGCACTGCACAGTCACACGCAGGAGCATTTCTAGAACGCCTGCTGCGTATCTGGCACCATCCCGCCCTGAGGGACACagtggggacagaggggacaTAGGCCCGGCCTTCCCGGGGCTCGGTGGGGAAGGCGGCAGAGAAGTCGCGGAAAAATGCCAACACCCGCGCACGATTCTGCGGGTAGGCGACGGCCGGGGGCGGTGTCCCCGGCAGGGTGGCTGTGCTCGTGAGGTCACGAGGGAGGGCAACGGGGTCGTGGCAGGCAGGAGGCCTCAGGCAGGATGTGGGTGTGGGCTGCTCCCAGAGTGTGGGGCTCCTGACTGCGTAAACCACCCCAAATCCGCACCGCTCCGGCGGGTTCCTTGGTCATCTCCGCGGCAAAATATACAGAAGTGATCTGCTTGTCCAGTGCTTCCTGGAACCAAACCCCACAGACCTGAGGCCTGGCGCCCTGGGGCCATGTGGTCACCACACGGGAGGGGGCGCAGAGTACCTCGAAGACGAGAAGTGGGCCCAGCTTCCCGCCTGGACCCCGGCCCGTCCAGGTGCAGAAGGAAGATGGGGAGCATCTGGAGGAAGGTGCTTCAAAGGGGGTCCTGATGTGTGGGCAGGGGCGGCAGGGCAAGAGGGGAGCTGGCCCCCCCGGACCAGGGCTGGAGTGCGGGGCAAGTCCAGGTGCTGGGTAAGTGTCCCGTGTGAGCAAGGGGGGGCCATTCACTGACCAGGGGCGGGAGGACAGGGCAGATGGGCTTGGGAAAGCGGGTCTGAGAAGCCAAGTGGGGGTGCCGGGCAGGGGTTAGCTCAGGGGTCTGGGGCTCCGAGGACGGCACGATGCTGGACGTCACGGTTTGGGCAGGCTTACCCCCGCacgtacacgcacacacagacacacaaaacgCACAGACACACGGGCACTCCAAGCCACCACAGACCCCCGCTAGGAGACGTGTATGCTTCTCGCGCAAAGGACCGCATGCTTGGAGAGATGTGCACACATCAAAGCCACGTCCCTTCCCGCCAGgagtccctgccccccaccagccAGGCGCGGGGAGACGGCGGTCACGGTCCCCAGCGCCGGGTCCATGGCAtgtcgcgggggggggggggggtcccctccAGGGGGCCTGCCGCTACTTACTCTCCCCGGTCATCACGCCCTGCGTGTACCTCTTGGGCAGCATCCCCGTGTAGCCATAGAAGCTGGATTGCTGCACTTggggggacagacagaggagTAACCGTGAGATGCCACCCATCACCTGTCAGCTTGGAACCAAATTCACAAGTCCGAGAGCACGCGTTGGTGAGGGTGCGGGGAAACGGACGTGAACATCGCGGGCAGCACAGAGATTTGGTCCCAGCGCCCTGTCCACCAAACCGAGCGTGCGCGGCCAGCCGGACCCCATGACTGGCTCCGGCCAATGAATCACGTGCAGCGACAACGTGCCCCGCGTCTGGCGGAGGCAGTGAAAAGCCCACGTGGACTGGGGTGTGTCTTTCCCCCAGCAGCAGTGACCACGGGGAACCCGTGTTACAGTTACCGCTGCGGCCCGACTCCCAGTGACTGTGGAGCACCGCCCCCATCCACGTGTCGAACGCGTGGCAAGAACCAGAAACAAGTCTCGCTCTACAAAGGCACCGAGATCTCGGAGCCAGCTGGTTTCTAGAGCCTCACTGCTCTCGTCCCAACCAGCACCGGGTCTAAGGGGGTTAAAGACTCACTGGCCCGGACCCTGCAGGTCGGCGCATCCGTGGTCTACACGGACACCCTGGAGCGGTCACACTGGGAAAACATCTGCTTTTTAACCAaatggaacagaacaaaacacacccGAGGACACGGCCTGGAATGAGAACAGTTTCCAGAAGCCTTGATTTCACTGATAAACAGGTAACCCACACTGGCTTGTAACAGGAAGTGTGTTTCTTCCCGCTCAAGAAGAACTTGAAAGAGTACAAAACAACAGGCCTGGACCTTTCCAAACGTCGTGGCCGTGGAAACCTGAGGACCCTTGGGGATTAAAGGGGATTAACGACGAACGCAGGACACGATCCTGGATCGGATCCtggatcagaaaaagaaaacgcTAAAGACGTTCCCACGGCGATTGGTAATACGCGCATATGGGTTGTAGATAAGGTACCGTGGGGGTCAGTGTTCAGTTCTCGGACGTGGGCAGCGTTCAATTCCGAGACTCGGGCAGTTGTAACCCGGTTACAGATGAAACGTCTCGGCTTTTAGAAAATACACCCTCCGGTGATAGTACGTAGGCAAGACACGTAATGACGTCTGCGCGTAACCCCCGAATGGTTTAAAGGGAAAACATAGCGTATTTTATGTTGATATGCGTTCAGGAGCAAACTTTATACGCACCTATGTACGTAAACggggggacagagggaaagcCTATCCGACAAAACATTAGCAACCGGTGGTCGGTGTATGGGAATTTATTATCCTATTTTTGCAACCTTCCCATGGgtttgaaatagttttaaaattaaaagtcagaaatACAACTTTGAAAGCCAGTCTCCAAGAGAAACACAGTGGCGTGGTCACATGGGCAAGATAGTTCCTGAAGTGCAGTCTCTATCTGAGAAAGCCAGGGAACTGCCTCCACGTCCACAGGGCACGCAGGGGTGTGCAAACGTGTGCCcagcgtgtgtgtgcgtgtgcggaGCGTGCGCGGGGATGCGGCAGGCGCTGTGCGTGTGCACTGTGTGAGCACGCACATGGGGCACGCACGGGGGTAGGTGCCGGCACTGAGTCCTCGTCACCTCGTGTCGTTACGCTCCCAGCAGgtggacggggtgggggtggcatgGCCAGCAGTGGGTACTCAGGGGCTCGGCCCCAGCCCCCGCCCTGCCCGCTTCCCCCCGCCCGGCCCGGGCTCCTACCTGTGCAGCCTAAGGCCACGGTGCCCACAGCGGCCAGGTTGATGGCGTAAGCCTGGTCGTGAGAGAAGAGCTGCAGCCACACGTCACAGATGCTGATAAAGAGGAGGGGGCCCAAGGCCAAGAGGTAGCCTGAGGGACGAGAGGCCAGAGACGTGGGCACATGAGGCTGGGGGCTCCCCCCGTGCCACCCCTCCTGCAGAGCCAGGTCAGAGGTGCCCTCTCTGTCCACCTTTCCCCCTTTATGCTGGGAGGGCCGAGGGCACCTTAGAGGGctcaggaggggtgcctggaaggcttcctggaggaggccccATTTGAGCTGGGCCTTGACACCGGATGTTGCCATGAAGAGGAAAGGGACAGGAAGAGCAGACTAGGCCCGAGGACGCAATGTGGGGCGCACAGAGCCTCCCCAGGTGCAGGTGTCACGCTAGCACGTGGTGCACCCGCCACAGGCCTGACCCTACTTTCACACGCTGAACTCTGTAGCAGTCCTAGGACatgtgcccattttatagatggcgAGAGTGAGTCGCAGGGAAACTGGGGTGAGTGGCAGGCCGGACGCGTGAGAGCTGGGAGCCCCGGCGGGCAGCGTACCCGCGGTAATCCTGGTGTGAAGGCTCAGTCTCTCCACCAGCACGTTGTTCAGGAGCACGGCCACCAGCGCCACCAGGATGTAGGTGAGGCTCATGTCGAACACGATGGAGGTCCCTGCAGGGGGCCGGCCAGCAGCAGGTGCTCAGGGGGCGCCCCGCTCCCTgcacccaccctccccagggGCCGCTTCCTTGTGCCGCCCGAGACTGGCTGGCGGCCCAGAGAGGGTGAGCGGGCGCTTGGAGTCACTCCGCGCTCGGCAGCCGAGTGAGGATCTGAATAAAATGGGCTTCCCCGAAGCCGAGGCCCGCTTGCGGGGTCTCCGGAGGGCGGCGGGCCAGAGCTGAGCGCGCCGGCCGGCCTGTGGCGGGCGGGACACGACCGCGGGGGACCCACCTGGGTACTTGTGGTGCAGGTAATCCACGTCGGTGATGAAGCTGTTGTAGGGCAGCAGGAAGCCCACGCCGGCCAGCAGCATCGCAAAGTAGATGGCGTGGTAGCGGTCGTCGGGCACGGGCTCCCCTACCGCTAAACCCAGGGGCGGCAGGTTAGAGGCGGACAAGCCCCTCGGAGCCACGGCCGCCGTGCCAGGACCACAGTCTACCGTAGCACCGCCACCCCCATATCCACGGGCCATCGACACCGTGGCCACCGCCCCCACATCCACCTTCGTGGCCAGAGCTGCCCCAGTCATGGCAACCACCCACGGCCATCACCACCACGGCCACCAAGCAGCTGGCTTGACGGGATGGAGGAAGGGCCGTCGGAAGACTCAGCCAAGGTGGAACCCTCCAGAAGGTTTGCTCTAACTCGGTGTCTAACACATGGGGTGATCTCCCCTTCGGCACCCAGGTGTCCGGGGAGCACGGGCGGCCGTGGGAGTAGCACCACTCACGATGACCTTCAAAAGCCCGCGAGCAACatgcctgctccccacccctgtgCCTCGAGGCTGCCGGCCCAAGGGGACGGTCCTGGTTGCGACAGGAGAAGTGCTTCTAGGCAGAGACACAATGATCCCATTGACCTGGGAGCGAGACGGCCACCAGGCACTCTGGACACCTCCCGGCCCTGAATCAACGGGCAGAGGAGAGGGCTGCCTTCCTGGCTGGGGTGGGTCAACCCGACTACCAAGGGGAAATCAGCTTGCTGCTGCCCGTGGggacagaacagaatagaacagaatagaagatGACAATGTCCGGATTGCAAGAGGTTCCCTATGGCATCTCTTAGGACTTCCAGTCCCCAGGACTGAAGTCAACggaaaacaacaacaatccaATCGTAGCCTTTAGAAGTGaaggtctgggggcacctgggtggctcagtcggttaagcgtctgacttcggctcaggtcacgatcacgtggtctgtgggttcgagccccgcgtcgggctctgtgctgacagctcagagcctggagcctgcttcagattctatgtctctctcttcctctcaccctcccctgttcatgctgttgtctctctctgtctcaaaaataaataaacgttagtcACATAGACCTAGATGGAGTGAAGGTCTGGGTCAGCCCGCCAAGCAAAGAACCAAGGCCAGCTAGGTGCTGAGGGTGAAGAGCACGAGGAATGGGTAGCGGGGAAAGGGGGTCATAAGTGCCAGCTAGGACCACGTGACCCACCTCAGAACCGACAAATGCCGTTGTCACGCATGTTTCTTCCTTGTCTTGACGTGAATGTTTGCATATGTGTATTAACCGGGAACTCGTGTTTTGCCTGCTTTGTGACCTTAGTGTCGAACCTAAGACACGTTCATGTGTTAACGTCCCATCTCAGTATTTATGTTACGAGCTGTCAAAGGAGAGGTGGGAACGTGGGAATGTGGACTTTGCGTCTTCCTGGGAAAGGATCGGCGTGTTTTTGGTTAGCTGTGTCACCCCAGGCAGCGGTATGATTTTGTTGGTgtctttatttggagattaagtGTGGTTTACAGAGCCGTGTATGGGAGCCAAGTGGGCAAGGGGTGGACTGTGGTGGTCAATTTTATGGGCCAATTTGGCAGGCTAAAACAGTCCCTCGTTGTTCAATCAAACTGACTGAGGTGCTGTTGTGAAGGGATTTTGTGGATTAAAGTCCCTCCTGAGTGGACTCTAAGTTAATCCAAAAAAATTACCCTGGGTGGGCCTGGCCGAATCAGGCAAGACATGTATGTCTTCCCAGAGCTGAGACCCTAAACAGCTCATGCCCCTGgggtttcctgagcacctgcctTATGGACTTCAGACTGTGGATGCTTATTTCCTGTAACAAACCcatacacgtgtgtatatatcTACACCTACATacctacatctctctctctctgtctgctctctctctacGTGTCTCCTACTGGCTCTGTTTCTTGGCTGAACcctgactgacccagccaccgTCACCAAAGCTACTATAgccaatttttttaacgtttatttatttttgagagagagagagagagagagagagagagagacagacagacagggcaggggaggggcagaaagagagggagacacagaatccaaagcaggctccaggctccgagccgtcggcacagagcctgggcCGCCATCCATATCTCTGGCCACATGCTATCTAGTGCCACACCCGGCTGGGGGAAGCCTGGCACCTGGGGGATGGGCCGGGAGCTGGCCCTGCCTAGGCACAGGGGAGCAGCGAGGTTACTCCAACCCACTGCAGGGCTCGGCCAGCAGGACCTCTCCTTCCCATCTGCAGACAGGGCGGACGGAACCAGAGAGTAAGCCCCTACTTCCGAGCCTGCGCTGGCGCCAGCATGAACTATAGCCACCCCAAACGAAGTATCACAGGGGCCTCCCGAGCGCGGGGACAGCCCTAAGCGATGTTCTGGGGCTTCCACTGCAGCCACACGGAGGGTGGTACCagtccccttcctctttcctagAGGACATAACCCAAGCGCAGACAGTGGTAACTTGCCCACGGTCCCCCAGTGGCAGAGAGACGGGGGGCTGGGGCTGAACCCAAACCTGTCCAGGGGCAGCCCTCTACCCTGCACGTCTGATCTCAGAGGCAGCCTGCCTGGTTCCTCCATGTGGGGaaacaagctcagagaggtttaggcccttgcccaaggtcacacagccaggatgAAAATCAAGTCTTTGAACCTCACATCAGTCCTTCTTCCAGGCTCTTTCCCATCTCCACCGAAGGGAGGCCAGTGAACGTGACCCAGGCGACACATGTCACTTCCAGGCGGAAGCCCTACGGGGC
This window encodes:
- the SLC29A4 gene encoding equilibrative nucleoside transporter 4: MGSVGSQRLKEPSVAGTPDRAVVTSFGFDGCQLEEEVAVRTAGGQDGGPGGAPVFTDSAVGEPVPDDRYHAIYFAMLLAGVGFLLPYNSFITDVDYLHHKYPGTSIVFDMSLTYILVALVAVLLNNVLVERLSLHTRITAGYLLALGPLLFISICDVWLQLFSHDQAYAINLAAVGTVALGCTVQQSSFYGYTGMLPKRYTQGVMTGESTAGVMVSLSRILTKLLLPDERASTLIFFLVSAGLELLCFLLHLLVRRSRFVLYHTARPRDSRPGCRAGYRVHHDVAAGDVHFEHQGPGLANSGSPKDSPAHEVTSHGGGAYTRFDVPQQGVARSWPSFRALLLHRYAVARAIWADMLSIAVTYFITLCLFPGLESEVRHCVLGEWLPILIMAVFNLSDFVGKILAALPVDWRGTHLLACSCLRVVFIPLFILCVYPSGTPALRHPAWPCVFSLLMGISNGYFGSVPMILAAGKVSPKQRELAGNTMTVSYMTGLTLGSAVAYCTYSLTRDAYSTCFRPSANTSAPAGL